TGCCTCGAATATCCGTCTCCCCAAAGCCGTCCAGGCAACCTACCTGGCGCCTCTCAAGCGCGCTCCATCCCAAAATCCCACCAAAGTCGCAGACCTTCAACTTCGATCCTACAGCGTGCGCAATCTCGAAGTCTTCGCCGACTTTGCCATGCGCGCAGCCTACTTTCTGAATCTCCCAGCGGCAGGCCCGACACCACTGCGCAAGATCACAGAGCGATGGACAGTACCACGAAGCAATTTCGTGCACAAAAAGTCCCAGGAGAACTTTGAGCGGATCACAATGCGGCGGTGGATACAAGTGTTCGATGGCCATCCTGACACCGTCGCCGTTTGGTTGGCGTTCTTGAGGAAACATCAGTATTATGGTGTTGGGATGAAGGCGGAGGTGTATGAGCACGGGAGTTTGACAACAGGTGCGAGGTTGGAATCTGAGGCAGAGAAGGTCAGGGTATTGATAGGTAAGGGCGAGACGTTTGCTTCGTTCAGAGGAGGCTTGACGGGCCGTGCAAAGCGTGCGGAACAGAGGCTGTGGGATAGTCCTTTCAAGAGGAGCTGGGGTGCTGATGCTGCGATGGGAGGAACGCCGAGTACAGGGACGAGTAAGGATAGGTTATGGGTTCCGCGGCAAGATCGGCAGACCTGATGAGTATTGCAAACGACGTTGAAGGGATGGTTACCAGCGAACTGATAGCCATCGAGTGATTACTGAACAGGACCGATGCGATCAGTTTCAGAATGAATATTCGTAATCGCGCCCATCAGACAGTATTGCCTCGACATTACCACGAAGCCGGTCCTTCCACGGCTGCTAAGTCACGTTCTGGGAATGCTATGCGAGCGGTACGCGTCTACAAGATAGCAACACCCATCTGCACTTCTGGACGCACGAACCTGTTGTGTCGATTCTTTCCGCGGCTCTCTGCGGCTTCGTCCACGAAGCCGGCATGAGGTTTAGACATGCTTATCAGCTTAGCTGGAGCTTGGACCGGGTGGCGTCACGGTCGTGGGCACCGTGCTGAGTGTTGCGCTGCGCCTGCGAAGAGAGCTTCTGACCCTTGGCCGATGCGCCGAGCACTATCTCTGCCTATCAGCACTATCGACATGGCGAGCTCGCCATCGCATCGTGTGCTACACCTGGGACGTTGAAGATGCCATCGACACCAAGGCGCAATCCAGGCTGCATCGGCGTCCAAGAGTAAGAGTGCAACAAAAAAGCCTTCCCTGATGTGCTGACCAGCAGCACAATACCATGACCGACGCAACCGCGAAGGAGATCGCCTCCATTGTAGCCTCCCCCAGCTCGCCAGAAGCAGAAAACCAACCAACCCTCACCCGCAACGGCAACATCCTGAACGATGGCCTCCAACGAGGCCTCAAGCACCGCCACCTGGTCATGATCAGCTTCGGCGGCGTAGTAGGCGCAAGCATCTAGTACGGTGTCGGCACATCCATCAACTACAGCGGGCCCGTTGGCGGCCTGATCTGCTCCTCATCATCGACGTCGACGTCTTCTTCGTAACGCAATGCCTAGGCGAGATGACCACTCTCTTCCCCGTCAAAGGCGCCTTTCTGGAGCTGGCTGGCCCCTTCGTGGCCGCTTCGTGGACGAGTCGTTGGCGTTTGGCTTGGGGTGGAATTGTCGTCGATGAACTCTGCCCTCTACGTTGCGTCCAGGTCCCTGATATCCCTCGCATCAACAGGGACGAGCCCCGAAGTTCTTTGCCAAGACCACCTCGAACGGCACACCGGTCAATGCTCTGGTCCTATCGAACGTGCTTGCGTTGGTATCGATGCTCAACTACAAAGCTGGTCCAGGCAAGGTCTTCACGTACCTTTTCAATATCAGTGGATCCGCTACGTTCATTGCCTGGGCGGTAATTGGAGTCGTTCACCTGCGGTAAGGCAATGCGTGGAAGGCTCAAGGCAATGCGGTCGAGGCCATACCCTTCAGGGCCATACTCTATCCCTTCGGCACATATTCTGTGACCTTCATGAACAAATTCTTGGTCTTCATTGCTGGCTATGGCGATTTCGTCAGTGGTTTCCAACCGGTGAAGTCCGTGGTCGACTATGTGGTCATTGCTGTGTTCGTGGCGCTGTTCGTgttctggaaggtgttcAAGAAGACCGCAGTTGTGCCGCTTGAGCAAGTGGATCTGGTCACAGGGAGCCGTTACGCCCTGTTGCTGACGAGTTGGGCATGCTACCTAACGAGCTCACGATGAAGATCGTTTAGAAAACCATTGAGCACTACAGCAGCATAGCCATGCATGTGAACGTGACAAGCCATTGGCCATACTGTAACCGTACATGTACAGTAGGCGCCACGCATCCTTCCGACGCCGGATGGTTCAGCATGCCGTGATGCGAAAACGATCAATAACAGCAGGCAACTACATCAACGATCGGTCAAGACATAGAGCCGATGCAAGGATGAAACGATGGACCAAAATATGATGCTCTACCTCAACAGCATCCGAGATCTTTGCCGGCAAGTCGACGCAACAAGCATGGCAACATTTCGATCTGCACGAGATGATGAAGACGAAGTCTTGGGACGAGTAATCCACAACGCTTTCAGACTGCACTGGTACGTTGCGCTGTTCCCGTCCATGAAATCTTACTGACAAAGTAGGGGCACCAACTGGGAGCTGAACGTTTCCGAACCGTTACCAGAAATACCGGCGACACAATCTACATCAGAGTGTCTGTCACCCGCATCTGCGACACGTATGTGCGCTTCGATCGTGCTCTCTTCCCTCTGATACGTAAGATCGGCGGCAAGACAGAAGTAGCACTAGCACCAGGAACCGACACTCCAGTCGCAGTATGCTGCTTCCTGCCGCCAAAACTCAGACCGGGGGCATACTTTCTGTTCATGTCTGGATGGCTCTCTGTGCTTCTTGCACAAAGTGTAACGACAACATATCGGTTCCAGCGCGGATACCTGAAAGGCGAGAAGATGTGGCAGAGGCTTGGCGAGCCAGTCGATGATGGGACGTATGTGTTGATCTTGGGGACGGATCCGAGGCATGCTGGGCATGGGTATGCTGGGAAGCTGCTTCAACATGTGCTTGAGCAACATGAGAAGGCGCATCCCGGGGTGCCGGTGTATCTTGAGACTGCCACAGATCATGCGCAGAGGGTTTATGAGCGGCTTGGGTTTCAGGAGATGTGGCGAGAGCAGGAGAAGGTACGTACTAAAAGGTGTCATGCATCGAGCTGTTGTGCAGAATACAGTGGAGTCCTCGAGGCATGCATTTCATGATGCGCGCTCCACCGCTGTGTGCACCGAGATCACAGACACTGCCCAATGATTGTCGAGTACTGCTAACATCCCTTCGTTGGTAGCTTCCTGGTGTCGACGAGCAGGGCTGTAAGTTGGGTTCAGACGTGAAGACGACGGAGGAGCCATACTTTGCGCTGCGGGGTATGAAACTCGGGGCAAGTGAATAAAGTTGCGGCGTCTGTCTTTCAGCCGGATTCGGAATTCGGCGTAGAAATAAATTGAGCTTGTGCTCTTTAGCACGCGACTTCTTCCGTCAAGCCTCTCTTCTTTCTACACGGACTTACAAAAGCTACAACAGCCGATCTCTCTACAAAGACTTCGAGAGTGACCCTGTTCACACAGTCTCCCGCAATACTCGACTTAAGCAGTCCCCGTAAGTAGCGCAAGTATGAGTCTGCTAGAGCACCGACTGACCACCGTATCAGCAGCAGAAAATGGACCAATCACCACTGAACAAGCTCCCAGCAGAGTTGCGCAACCGGATCTACGAGCTGGTGCTGCCACGGCCGGGACCATGTCAAATCAGGAAGACAATCTACAGGAAGTCAATTTACGGAGAGCAGGAAGCAGAGCAGCCAGCGATGACACGCACATGCAGACAGATTCGCCACGAGAGCCTGACGATGTTCTACGCAAGCAGAGACTTCTGCGTCAACATCATTGAGCCGCAAGATTCAACTTGTTACTACACTAACCTCGTAGAGCGTGACTTCCAGCAGAAGATCAGTATCTTCAAGACATGGCTCGAGTGCACACGAACTCATCATAGCGCGATTCAACTCCTGAGTCTTCGCATCGAGATGAATGAGCGCGCATTCAGACAGGTACAAAAAGGCTACAGGAGCGCAACCAACGAGCTTGGACATCTGCTATTGCAATACGGTTTTCAACATCCACGGCTTCGCATCACCATCATCACCGATGCTGAAGACAGTAGCCCGCAAGAGAGGCGCGCGCACCGCCAGGAACTGTTGCAGCACGACTACAAATCACTGCTCGAAGTTCACGAGAAGGCGGTGATCTTCGTCTCACGAGGATATCACCAATGATAATATGCAGGTCCA
Above is a window of Fulvia fulva chromosome 6, complete sequence DNA encoding:
- a CDS encoding 37S ribosomal protein S10, mitochondrial, which encodes MLVKKALFQDLSSTIAFHSHTIQLHTHTMAPPSCTRSFVGAVKRLKLSPATPAAQHQIRHIQNSSRNAASTIQSSSTDGDASNIRLPKAVQATYLAPLKRAPSQNPTKVADLQLRSYSVRNLEVFADFAMRAAYFLNLPAAGPTPLRKITERWTVPRSNFVHKKSQENFERITMRRWIQVFDGHPDTVAVWLAFLRKHQYYGVGMKAEVYEHGSLTTGARLESEAEKVRVLIGKGETFASFRGGLTGRAKRAEQRLWDSPFKRSWGADAAMGGTPSTGTSKDRLWVPRQDRQT
- a CDS encoding General amino acid permease AGP3; amino-acid sequence: MTDATAKEIASIVASPSSPEAENQPTLTRNGNILNDGLQRGLKHRHLVMISFGGVRARWRPDLLLIIDVDVFFVTQCLGEMTTLFPVKGAFLELAGPFVAASWTSRWRLAWGGIVVDELCPLRCVQGRAPKFFAKTTSNGTPVNALVLSNVLALVSMLNYKAGPGKVFTYLFNISGSATFIAWAAQGNAVEAIPFRAILYPFGTYSVTFMNKFLVFIAGYGDFVSGFQPVKSVVDYVVIAVFVALFVFWKVFKKTAVVPLEQVDLVTGSRYALLLTSWACYLTSSR